From Oxyura jamaicensis isolate SHBP4307 breed ruddy duck chromosome 19, BPBGC_Ojam_1.0, whole genome shotgun sequence, the proteins below share one genomic window:
- the YWHAE gene encoding 14-3-3 protein epsilon isoform X2, with protein MDDREDLVYQAKLAEQAERYDEMVESMKKVAGMDVELTVEERNLLSVAYKNVIGARRASWRIISSIEQKEENKGGEDKLKMIREYRQMVETELKLICCDILDVLDKHLIPAANTGESKVFYYKMKGDYHRYLAEFATGNDRKEAAENSLVAYKAASDIAMTELPPTHPIRLGLALNFSVFYYEILNSPDRACRLAKAAFDDAIAELDTLSEESYKDSTLIMQLLRDNLTLWTSDMQGDDS; from the exons AAATGGTTGAATCAATGAAGAAAGTGGCTGGAATGGATGTGGAGTTGACAGTGGAAGAGAGAAACCTGCTTTCTGTTGCATATAAAAACGTGATTGGAGCCAGAAGAGCCTCCTGGAGAATAATCAGCAGCAttgaacagaaagaagaaaacaaaggtggagaagataaattaaaaatgattcgGGAATATCGGCAAATG GTTGAGACTGAACTGAAGTTAATCTGTTGTGACATTCTGGATGTACTGGACAAACACCTCATTCCAGCAGCTAACACTGGCGAGTCCAAGGTTTTCTATTACAAAAT GAAGGGGGACTACCATAGGTATCTGGCTGAGTTCGCCACAGGAAATGAcaggaaggaggctgcagagaaTAGCTTGGTGGCTTACAAGGCTGCTAGTGATATTGCAATGACAGAACTCCCGCCAACACATCCTATCCGCTTAGGACTTGCCCTCAACTTCTCTGTATTCTACTATGAAATTCTTAATTCTCCTGATCGTGCCTGCAG GTTGGCGAAAGCAGCTTTTGATGATGCTATTGCAGAACTGGATACGCTGAGTGAAGAAAGCTATAAGGACTCTACACTTATCATGCAGTTGTTACGTGATAATCTGACACTATGGACTTCAGACATGCAGGGTGATG